cgtcgggccctcataccaccctcatggagtcttttctgaccgtttgagcagacacatgcacatttggtgGCCTGCTGAGAGGtcaattttgcagggctctggcatgcTCCTCCTACTTcgctccttgcacaaaggcgggtacggtcctgctgctggaTTGTTCCCCTCACGGCCTTCCTCACGATCTCCTGGatgttactggcctgtctcctggtagcgctccatgctctggacatctacgctgacagacacagcaaaccgtTCTTGCCACAgcttcgcattgatgtgccacctGGATGAGAGCTCACTACCTGAGGCCACTTGTGGGGTTTAACTCCGCTCATGCTACCACTTGAGTGaaaagcaccgcagcattcaaaaacGTGAcgcaaacatcagccaggagcataggaactgaaagtggtgctgtggtcaccacctgcgaaccactcctttattggggtgttcttgctaattgcctatcatttccaACTGTTTGtcatttccatttgcacaacagcatgtgaaaattaattgtcaatcagtgttgcttcctaagtggacagtttgatttcacagaagtgtgattgacttggagttacattgtgttgtttaagtgttccctttattttttgagcagtgtatattacatgcccctctggaaagaaatccttgctcTCAGCTCATCTACTTTGttatccaaagactgaacattagcaagtaatacaCTTGGAAACGGTKGGTGTTGTGCACGSATCCTAAGTCGAACCAGCAGGCCGCCTCAAGTGACTCTCCTCCGCCTGCAATGTTTtaggtcagcctctggaataagttaaattgctctggggagagtgaactaaggatctgctccagggaagtcgtattcctggtcgtaatgctggtagttctggtgagttaccgctgctctaatatccaatagttcttcccggctgtatgtaatgacacaaaacatttcctgagctaataatgtaaaaatagtacacaaaaaacgaaatactgcaaagtttccctAGAGCTAGTKTccatctctgttggcgccatcCCTTTTACTGAGCTGTgtaaagacagactgacaggggtGAGACAATGAATTATAATTTGTCTTactgttcttttgttgtttgcaggtgcTCTATCCTTCTGActctatgcagccaggtcccatctactttttaactcCTCGCAAGAGCGGCTTGTTTGATRTCTGCTGTGAAGGAATACCACAACaagtcaactacttgattgatgaaggcacgtcatggtgttgtgaaggacagcactgtcacaggggtcaacatcccataGCTGGTTGGATTGGAGGATGATACGGTGCAGGTGGAAAGCTACAACACCTGACTCaatacttcaggccgctgccacttCAGGTGRAAGTAATTTTCATTGCATcatatgaggttattcttcttatataAACTTGGGAgctgaattgatgttgtgcaaggttSTAATgtcttcagattttttgttattccCTGTTCTACATCTTCGATTCTCTGGAGCCTGGTGatgtcgccaaggagcgttcggactcagtctggaacaggtttcagctgctgcgcaacgctgacatccttcctcccatagatggtctgcctgtacaagcaccacctggactggacacagctagacaaacttatcTTTKTGAGAAGATCAGGACGTTTTGCGACGAAAAAGCTATGGACTTCACATGCCCTaaaccaaagtcaagggcaggacattAACAGGCTCTGttaatatagattcccttgttcatgcgtggWTCGGACGGActagtcatcagcactatctgcattgcctctattcaaatgactctctcctaacacacacgccatacgttgctgctacaattttttttttttgcctgatgctcagccactttacccctgattttATGTATGtaactacctcgtctatcactgatattgttattgatattgttcttgtacatactgcatattattttaattatattgacactatctatttctgatattgctactatgcaagtaaccatttggctgaaCCGTTKACACATTCTGTAGAggcccatccacttagcaagacttgCATATTGACAATAATATGGACATCATCCGTCTTGTGTTAAAATGGAATACCATTTAGAATGCCGATGTTGTAGAGACGGGGTAAGACTGTCTGTGTGCTAACTGAGATAATGTATGTAGTTTAWCTAGCTATACCATCATCTCatatgctctctctgctgttagcAATGCATTACTGTTTCTTTAGCGATGGCAATATATTAGGGAACGAGACCTCATATTTATGAGACGTTAGCGAGATGAGCTGAGATGAAAGTATGAGTCATCAtgaatgattaaaaaaaacatacatggaAAAGAGTCTTTACAAACTAAATCTGATAACGTCACCAGATAAATAAAATGTTACGGACAAGTAAATAATTAAATTGTATCAACTGTATCTGTTTCAAATGATGATGCATGTTGTTATTATATTAGTATCACTTCCAAACTCCAGCATTCAAAAAATTTGTGTCTGAGTTCAGatgttgtggtgtctctgtgtgtgttgtatttgggGTTGAGGTTGTAGTCAGAGCTTATTCTGACCCGTGGGCTGTGTAACAGGGAGAATGTCACATCCTGCCCAGCCAGACCCTGACCACAGGGCTAAACTAGAGAGGCAACTAAGagtgtgttacacacacacacacacacacacacacacacacacacacacgcacaattgcgcacacacactcacacaaacacacacgcacgcatgcatacacacactagAGAGGTGGAACATTGCAAagactaaaataaatacagtagaatgaaAGATTGTCCATACCTCTTCTCTCTGGGTGTCTCAGTCAAGTTGAAGTCTCTATGCTCTGGAAGGGTAACAAGGAATGACAGTAATGTGAGTAAAAAGGAAAGTGAGACTCACCAGGAGTCCCCATCAACTAATAAACACCAGAAGCAGAGTTAAaaactacgtcccaaatggcaccatatttcctatatagtgcactacttttgaccagggcagatactactctggtcaaaagtagtgcactatatagggaacaggatgccatttaggaTGTAACTTAGAACATTTATAAATCCCCAGGTCCAGCAGACCCctgtagagagagaaacaacacacacaggaacgaGCTGCTGAGGAAGAACAGAtcacagaaagagagaacaggaggagaaaAAGATAACAACAGAAAAACGGTAGCAATTCCAAAACATTTCCCCATGAGAGAAACAAAACATCTCCTCATAAAGAACCACAACATTTCCAcgaaaccaaaccaaaccaaccCTCAAAGACAATTACTGTCAAGCCTCAAAGTACAAARCACATGTACTGCATYccaaatggaaacctattccctatatagtgcagtaattTAAACCAGTGCCCTATGCTAAATWggaatagggtaccatttgggacaagcCCATGTTCATTTCATATCCTGTTATCATTGTATTAGACTGGCCTCAAGTTAATGTGAGGTTAATATTCCAAATAGGATTCTGACAGGACCATGCACTTTGTAACCATAGCTACACCCCCACCATAGCCTGGGCACCAGTCTAGTTCCTGTTTCAGCCAGTTTGTCTTGATATGATAATGATGTAGTTAAGACTGCTGAATGTAGAAGTCAGGCACCCAGGCTACATCACTGCAACAATACTGACGATATGGTCAGCCCCATACATCAGCAAGCGCAACCATAGATTCATATAGCAAAACTCGGGGGACCAGTGTTTCTAAAGGGGCTGTTCAAGACTGTACTTACTAACTGGGTTAAGGagagagtttagagagagagagagcctgaagAAGGGAGCAGCCACTGCTGCTGAATGCACCACCTACACAGGATAATGACACATGATGGCTAACTGAGTAggagttatacacacacacacacacacacacacacacacacacacacatacaacaccacacaaaacccaacaccaaAACAGAGTTCACTGTGTTGACCCAGGTCCTGAAGAGGTACGAGAGAACCCAGCGCAAAGCTATCTACAGGCTTCTGTCTGACACATGGCGATGGCCGCTGGGAAGAGAGAAGTCAGGTGTCAGGGGTTTAAGGTGACTGACCTTCTGTCAGGTCGGAGATCGCTGCATCTCGGGTGAACAGGGGGCGTGAAAGCTGGGCCTTGGGGGAGGAGTAGGAGTAAGAGCGCAGACGAAGCTGTGGGTCTGACTGATCCTGAGGGAAAACACAAGAACATGGATTATTGCGAAGGGAGTATCATTAAAATTAAGAAAGAAGTGATGCTTTCAGCCACATTTAGCCAGTAACCAAATATGGGGATCTATAACAGCACTACAATCACACGTCTGTCTATGTGGAACCTTGGCGGTGAGTGTGTGCAGTGTGAGTGTATGTCTGTGAAGTACCTTGGCAGGTGTGTACGTGCAgtgggggtgtatgtgtgtgaagtACCTTGGAAGGTGTGTGTGAATTGTTAGAGTGTGTACTGTTGAAGTTCGACGAGTTGTCAAAGGAGTCTCGTCCCCAGAGCTAGTATGCAGGTCAGAGCGTTGCCAGGGAGTGAaagttggggaggaggggggagactgGCACAGGGTGTCTCTCCAACTGTCACACTCTACTGGTTCCAGActggaactgagagagaaagaacagagaaaatatattatatatagttgaagtcagatgtttaacatacacttaggttggagtcattaaactgttttttaaccactccaaaaatgtcttgttaacaaactatagttttggcaagtcggttaggacatctacttactGATTGCAAAcactttttcaacaattgtttacagacagattatttacttataattcactgtatcacaattcagtgggtcagaagtttacatacactaagttgactgtgcctttaaacagctcggaaattccagaaaatgatttcaaggctttagaagctccttttaggctaattgaaatattttgagtcaattggaggtgtacctgtggatgtatttaaggcctaccttcaatcattgcctcttgcttgacatcatgggaaagaaatcagcaagacctcagaaaaagaattgtagacctccacaagtctggttcatccttgggataatttccaaatgcctgaaggtaacgtgaatctgtacaacaatagtacgcaagtaatacAACCATGGGACACGgcgcgtcataccgctcaggaaggagactcgttatgtctcctagagatgaacgtactttgtgcgaaaagtgcaaatcaatcccagaacaacagcaaggaccttgtgagatgctggaggacacggtaaaaaaagtctaaattcacagtaaaacgagtccttataTCAACAtaatgaaaggccgctcagaaggaAGAAGCTACTGGTCCAAAACtgccaaaaaaagccagactacggtttgcaactgcacatggggacaagattgtgctttttggagaaatttctggtctgatgaaaaagaactgtttggccataatgaccatcgtatgtttagaagaaaaagggggaggcttgcaagcgagaaccatcccaaccgtgaagcacgggggtggcagcatcattttgtgggtgctttgctgcaggagggactggtgcatttcacaaaatgtatggcttcatgaggaaagaaaattatgtggatatattgaagcaacatctcaagacatcagtcaggaagttaaagcttggtcgccagtgggtcttccaaatggacaatgacccaagcatacttccaaagttgtggcaaaatggtttaaggacaacaaggtgtagtgagtggccatcacaaagccctgactcaaacatatagaaatttgtgggcagaactgaaaaagagtggtgcgagcaaggaggcatcaacctgactcagttacaccagctctgtcagaaggaatgggccaaaattcacccaacttattgtgcgaagcttgtggaaggctacccaaaacatttgacccaagttaaacaatttagaggCAATGCTAATACTAATTKagtgtttgtaaacttctgacYcactgggaatgtgataaaagggATAAAAGCKgaaataaaccattctctctactattattctgacatttcacatttttaaaataaagtggtgatcctaactgacctaagacatggaatttttactaggattgaatgtcaggaattgtgaaaatgtatttggctaaggtgtatgtagacttccgacttcaactgtatctaacatcctattggttgcaagaattttgtatattcatttttgaatccggcgtcattttgcatatcagttcatcaaccatgtgccatggattcggtacatcgaaaatctcttcacaACTATTTTCCAATCTATAtgacacagctgtcaattttttggtccttaaatgaaactggtatacttttttMtttatcacaattttctttaaccaattatggtctttaatgcatTGCAGACAGACAAGTTCCACTTTACTAttccattttagtacatttaccTTCTACTAGACTTTGATGACTATTCATCCTTTTGTCTTTTGTAAAATAAGCTGAAACCATAAGTCMTTGGGTGCAGAATGATCGCACTGTTCAGTGTCTGCTCACTCCGGCATCTTGACCAAAGAGAATGGTTCATTGTGACTTCCCGTGACTTTCACCCCTACTGCTGTTACAGCTACTGTACTGGATACAGTAATGgaccaaaaagcttattttacGCTTAAGTTAGTTtcggttttgttttttgtttgacaccTTTAGAGGAATTACATTGTAAAATACATTAACATGGAGATCTTTGAGACCCCAGTAAGTATGCAACAATAACATATTATGAGACCCACAGAAATATTTTTGACCTCACTTAACTATAACTAACCAAGCATGGCGCGGGTGTTTGGGTGTGGTACTTACCTCAGTACACAGGTCTTCTYAGGCCGACTGGTTCCTCTGTGACTGAgcccagaggagagggagacggacGGCTGGATCCTCCCCCTATTACCACCACCAGAGAAAGGAAAGGGGTAGGCCAAGGGAGATGAAGGAAGGGGGAAGGCCTGGTCCCTGTGAGGAGCCGTGGAGCCAGGGAGACTTCCAAAGAAGGAGTCCCAGGCAGGGCTGTTCCTCTGTGGCACAGagctcacctcctcctccactggaGAACTGTACTTTATATCCAGGTCATCCACCTGAGCAGGGGCACAGGTGAGAGGTCAGTGTCTGGCACAAAAGCAGTTCAATACCTGGTTATGGCTGGTTATAACCTGGTCCACCAGCATCTACCTGGTTGTAACCTCGTTATGACAGATCACCTGGTCCACCAGAATCTACCTGGTTAAAAACCTGGTTACGACAACTCACCTGGTCCACCAGCATGGCATTAGCATACACCTGGTCCTTCCCTGGTTGGTGGATCATGGCTGAGAGTCTGGAGGCAGCAGCCAGAGTAGACGACAGAGCCTGGGCCCTCCTCATTGACTGGCTCTTCTCTACACACGAGAGATAGGGAACATTTTATATTACGTTATTAGTTACCTTTCCTACTAGTACAATCAATACAATTTAATTAATCCCAAGGGGCAATTCATTCCGGGTTGACAGGGTACTTCAAAGAggacaaacacaacaaacaaatatAAACACTTATTAAGGCATCAGTTACAGTCGGTTTAGTACATTAGTACAGGATGTAACTACAGTATGTTCCTCTCAATATGTGAAAGTTCtgtttttccatgtggtttccaAAGAAATGCCTTGTCATGTCTCACAAACACAGGATGTGACATCATACATCCTGCACGGTAGCTTGTCTTTGTTTGGGAACAGGAGGCTGACACCCAGTGTTTCTGCATGACTCCAACGCAGACTAGGGCTGTACCTCAATA
This portion of the Salvelinus sp. IW2-2015 linkage group LG15, ASM291031v2, whole genome shotgun sequence genome encodes:
- the LOC111974391 gene encoding rho guanine nucleotide exchange factor 28-like, whose translation is MDSYSDSPFNYSWPSFPKTRIRKKMDKQEKSQSMRRAQALSSTLAAASRLSAMIHQPGKDQVYANAMLVDQVDDLDIKYSSPVEEEVSSVPQRNSPAWDSFFGSLPGSTAPHRDQAFPLPSSPLAYPFPFSGGGNRGRIQPSVSLSSGLSHRGTSRPXKTCVLSSSLEPVECDSWRDTLCQSPPSSPTFTPWQRSDLHTSSGDETPLTTRRTSTDQSDPQLRLRSYSYSSPKAQLSRPLFTRDAAISDLTEAAIAMCQTEACR